One genomic region from Candidatus Caldarchaeum subterraneum encodes:
- a CDS encoding electron transfer flavoprotein beta subunit, with the protein MLIICLVKGVPAKTTQVVTVSGVLRREEMELVLNPHDVKAVEAAYYVKKTVGGKIVAMTMGPEPKLVPIMADLMEPREESKYVPRISFEGFDERIILSDRRMAGADTWATSYTLACGIKRYLQNHFEAVDRLREVVEKASVTESLKVAEELYEQNYLPHHIYSKLPSVKDSVFSRYARGEVGKEEVLAELEKYRTRLSKFIILTGMKTSDGETGNVGPQTAEALSQMLGVTIPSIAFTRDFEISPELDHVMAERRIGRVIQRMRTVLPCLLTIDHHYESRTPPASSQRKARAHSYPHRIDKPLVWNADYINADPSKLGLMGSPTIVGPGYEIGKPPTQKFVGETLVFKKDVEKLEWNGKTYGPFKKGDPVNNLPKELVDSLTAQKVVDVFTLEDLVEEVFGGVKVVARAV; encoded by the coding sequence ATGTTGATAATCTGTCTCGTCAAAGGAGTTCCCGCCAAAACCACGCAGGTTGTGACTGTTTCGGGTGTTCTACGTCGTGAGGAGATGGAGCTTGTCCTCAACCCACATGACGTAAAAGCAGTCGAGGCCGCTTACTATGTTAAGAAAACTGTTGGGGGAAAAATCGTGGCTATGACCATGGGCCCCGAGCCCAAGCTCGTCCCCATAATGGCAGACCTCATGGAGCCACGTGAAGAAAGCAAATATGTGCCAAGAATATCCTTCGAAGGGTTTGATGAAAGAATAATTCTAAGTGATAGACGCATGGCCGGGGCGGATACCTGGGCCACCTCCTACACTCTCGCCTGCGGAATCAAACGCTATCTGCAGAATCATTTTGAAGCCGTCGACAGGCTTAGAGAGGTTGTTGAGAAAGCTTCTGTCACAGAGTCTCTCAAGGTTGCGGAAGAGCTGTATGAACAGAATTATCTCCCACACCATATCTACAGCAAGCTACCGTCTGTGAAGGACAGCGTTTTCTCGCGTTACGCAAGGGGAGAAGTAGGCAAAGAGGAGGTTTTGGCTGAGCTGGAGAAGTATAGGACTCGGTTGTCAAAATTCATTATTTTGACGGGTATGAAGACCAGCGACGGGGAGACGGGGAATGTTGGGCCGCAGACGGCTGAGGCGTTGAGCCAGATGCTCGGTGTAACCATACCAAGCATAGCATTTACAAGGGACTTTGAGATTTCGCCGGAGCTTGACCATGTTATGGCGGAGAGGAGAATAGGAAGGGTTATACAGAGGATGCGGACGGTGCTCCCCTGTCTTCTCACAATTGACCACCATTACGAGTCGAGAACGCCTCCTGCCAGCAGCCAGAGAAAAGCAAGGGCGCACAGCTATCCGCATAGGATTGACAAGCCACTTGTGTGGAACGCCGACTACATTAACGCCGACCCATCTAAGCTGGGGCTTATGGGTTCTCCGACGATAGTTGGCCCTGGTTATGAGATAGGCAAGCCTCCTACTCAGAAGTTTGTCGGCGAGACCCTTGTCTTCAAGAAAGATGTTGAGAAGCTTGAGTGGAACGGGAAAACATATGGCCCGTTCAAGAAAGGCGACCCTGTTAACAACCTTCCAAAAGAGCTTGTCGACTCCCTCACCGCCCAAAAAGTTGTCGACGTGTTTACTCTTGAAGACCTCGTGGAGGAGGTTTTCGGAGGGGTGAAAGTTGTCGCTCGAGCAGTATAA
- a CDS encoding electron transfer flavoprotein alpha subunit: MSLEQYKDVWAYCALDNGRLTRPSLEIIAAARKVADKIEQRVGAVIIGHDLDNAVEEAIARGADVVYYADEPWLRSYQCLPYTRIVCEMVEKYKPYALLFVADELGRDLSPRVAYRLNTGLATDNINLAVEDYYFGPLNTTFKNVLAQIRPDFATRVAKIYTPRHRPQIASIRPGNFDPLPEDRSRIGEKIRLRPEPNPDDFLVQVLEEREVPKSPVELEEAKVVVSIGLGILKDGSGNPRNPREGYELAKKLVEVIKTHLGVKAELGATRALIHAELKELEGLITSERQVGQTGKTVSPDIYVALGISGSVQHRVGMIKSKKIVAVNTDPNAPIFEIAHYGVRGDLYQVVPRLIELIEGGYNG, encoded by the coding sequence TTGTCGCTCGAGCAGTATAAGGATGTGTGGGCCTACTGCGCCTTGGATAATGGGAGACTTACGAGGCCGAGTCTCGAAATCATCGCAGCAGCTCGGAAAGTTGCTGACAAAATTGAGCAGAGAGTTGGAGCCGTTATCATCGGACATGATTTGGACAACGCGGTAGAGGAGGCAATTGCACGAGGAGCTGACGTTGTCTATTACGCTGACGAGCCCTGGCTAAGGAGCTACCAGTGTCTACCCTACACCCGTATCGTCTGTGAGATGGTGGAAAAATACAAGCCCTATGCCCTGCTTTTTGTCGCCGACGAACTTGGTCGAGACCTTTCGCCACGTGTCGCCTACAGGCTCAACACCGGTCTCGCCACAGACAACATAAACCTTGCCGTCGAGGATTACTACTTCGGGCCTCTAAACACAACCTTCAAAAACGTTTTGGCCCAGATCAGACCCGACTTCGCAACACGTGTGGCGAAAATCTACACACCCCGCCACAGGCCCCAGATAGCGAGTATTAGGCCCGGGAACTTCGACCCACTGCCCGAGGACAGAAGCAGAATAGGTGAAAAGATTAGGCTGAGGCCCGAGCCGAACCCTGACGATTTTCTTGTGCAGGTGCTGGAGGAGAGAGAGGTGCCGAAGAGTCCTGTCGAGTTGGAGGAAGCTAAGGTAGTGGTTAGTATTGGGTTGGGGATACTCAAAGATGGCAGCGGAAACCCCCGCAACCCGAGAGAAGGCTATGAGCTGGCTAAGAAGCTTGTAGAAGTCATCAAAACACACTTGGGCGTAAAAGCCGAGCTGGGAGCTACCCGTGCGTTGATACACGCGGAGCTGAAGGAGCTGGAGGGTTTGATAACATCGGAAAGACAGGTTGGGCAGACAGGTAAAACAGTGTCACCAGACATCTACGTAGCTCTCGGGATTAGCGGCTCTGTACAGCACAGAGTGGGCATGATAAAATCAAAGAAAATAGTTGCTGTCAACACCGACCCAAACGCTCCCATATTCGAAATCGCTCACTACGGTGTCCGGGGAGACCTTTACCAAGTCGTGCCGCGTTTGATTGAGTTGATAGAGGGCGGATACAATGGTTGA